From Synoicihabitans lomoniglobus, the proteins below share one genomic window:
- the cysC gene encoding adenylyl-sulfate kinase, producing the protein MPDHIYTTHDKLVARAEKEKQLGQSGQVIWFYGLSGSGKSTIAAALERELHAASRLTKVLDGDNVRAGLNRNLGFSDDDRRENIRRIAEVAKLFAETGLITLVSFITPKRELRESAREIIGDTDLQLVYVKASFEACQARDPKGLYAKVAAGEVKQFTGKDSGFEEPTDADGDHIIDTEAADLTACVQQARSLVR; encoded by the coding sequence ATGCCAGACCACATCTACACCACTCACGACAAACTCGTTGCTCGTGCCGAAAAGGAAAAACAACTCGGCCAATCAGGGCAGGTAATTTGGTTCTACGGCCTGAGCGGTTCCGGCAAGTCCACCATCGCCGCCGCGCTGGAACGCGAACTCCACGCGGCCAGTCGTCTGACGAAAGTGCTCGACGGCGACAACGTGCGCGCCGGCCTCAATCGCAACCTCGGTTTCTCCGACGACGATCGCCGGGAGAATATTCGTCGCATCGCCGAGGTCGCCAAATTGTTCGCCGAAACCGGATTGATCACCTTGGTCAGTTTCATCACGCCCAAACGGGAACTCCGCGAATCCGCGCGTGAGATCATCGGCGACACCGATCTTCAGCTCGTTTACGTGAAAGCCTCCTTTGAAGCCTGCCAAGCTCGTGACCCCAAAGGTCTTTACGCCAAAGTCGCGGCCGGCGAAGTGAAACAATTCACCGGTAAGGATTCCGGATTTGAAGAACCGACCGATGCCGATGGAGACCACATCATCGATACCGAAGCAGCCGACCTCACCGCCTGCGTCCAGCAAGCGCGGTCGTTGGTGAGGTGA
- the cysQ gene encoding 3'(2'),5'-bisphosphate nucleotidase CysQ: MLSILREIAEAAGLETLKFYGQPLTVDAKADNSPLTQADLASHRLITSRLRATFPDIPVVSEEDQERDDAIAKASRFFLVDPVDGTKEFIKQTGSFTVNIGLIESGKPVAGIVHVPVSGVTYGADHDGGAWRAERDSAPVAIQCVPARKTLRIVASRDHAGPEVKALLARFPNAECLSIGSSLKFCLVAEGAADIYLRDVPTMEWDTAAAQAIVEFAGGAVLNHPSQAPLMYGKLEYRNGSLLTIGDTVLLGRLHN, from the coding sequence ATGCTCTCTATTCTTCGCGAAATCGCTGAGGCCGCCGGCCTCGAAACGCTCAAGTTCTACGGCCAGCCGCTGACCGTTGATGCGAAGGCCGACAACTCTCCGCTGACCCAGGCCGATCTCGCTTCCCACCGCTTGATCACCTCCCGGCTCCGAGCGACGTTTCCCGACATCCCCGTCGTCTCTGAGGAGGACCAAGAACGCGATGACGCCATTGCCAAAGCCTCCCGTTTTTTCCTGGTCGATCCCGTTGACGGCACCAAGGAGTTCATCAAACAAACCGGTAGCTTCACCGTGAACATCGGGCTGATCGAAAGCGGAAAACCCGTCGCGGGTATTGTGCATGTTCCCGTCTCGGGCGTGACCTATGGCGCCGATCACGATGGCGGCGCCTGGCGCGCGGAACGCGATTCCGCTCCCGTCGCCATCCAGTGTGTGCCCGCCCGGAAAACGCTGCGCATCGTCGCCAGTCGCGATCACGCGGGGCCCGAGGTTAAAGCGCTGCTCGCGCGCTTTCCGAACGCCGAATGTCTCAGCATCGGTAGCTCACTGAAATTCTGTCTTGTCGCGGAAGGGGCGGCCGACATCTACCTCCGCGATGTGCCGACCATGGAGTGGGACACCGCCGCCGCGCAGGCCATCGTCGAATTCGCCGGCGGTGCTGTGCTGAATCACCCTTCGCAGGCACCATTGATGTATGGTAAACTTGAATACCGCAACGGTTCCCTGCTCACGATTGGCGACACCGTCTTGCTCGGCAGGCTTCATAACTGA